In Streptomyces chartreusis NRRL 3882, the following are encoded in one genomic region:
- a CDS encoding DUF1330 domain-containing protein, producing MPKGYWVSVYRTISDPEKLAAYNKLARLAVEAGGGRTFVRGGRVVAHDAGIAERTVLVEFDSFEQAVAVHESAAYQEALVALSDGVERDFRIVEGIE from the coding sequence ATGCCCAAGGGCTACTGGGTCAGCGTCTACCGCACCATTTCAGATCCTGAAAAGCTGGCTGCTTACAACAAGCTGGCCCGCCTGGCCGTCGAGGCCGGGGGTGGTCGGACCTTCGTCCGTGGCGGTCGGGTCGTGGCGCATGACGCCGGAATCGCCGAGCGCACCGTCCTGGTCGAGTTCGACAGCTTCGAGCAGGCCGTCGCGGTGCACGAGAGTGCGGCCTACCAGGAGGCGCTGGTCGCCCTCTCCGACGGCGTCGAACGCGACTTCCGCATCGTCGAAGGCATCGAATGA
- a CDS encoding haloacid dehalogenase type II, whose protein sequence is MPIPSFQFRPKYVSFDCYGTLIEWPMTPITRELVGDQIPAEHWDQFVKEFRGYRYDSVLGKYYPYEQTLQDAFEGVCRKWGVKAAPDAGKRLADGVRSWGPHADVPEPLKKMGEHYKLVILSNADDSFLAESVPRLGADFHAVFTAEQAGYYKPRYAAFEYMLDQLDASPEDFVHVSSHTRYDLMPMHDMGFRNLVLLDRGCDPVTHGYDYVTVKSLNELNQMLGI, encoded by the coding sequence ATGCCCATTCCCTCGTTCCAGTTCCGCCCGAAGTACGTCTCGTTCGACTGCTACGGCACGTTGATCGAGTGGCCGATGACCCCCATCACGCGTGAACTCGTCGGCGACCAGATCCCGGCCGAGCACTGGGACCAGTTCGTCAAGGAGTTCCGCGGCTACCGCTACGACTCGGTCCTTGGCAAGTACTACCCCTACGAGCAGACGCTGCAGGACGCCTTCGAGGGGGTCTGCCGCAAGTGGGGCGTGAAGGCCGCCCCGGACGCCGGCAAGCGGCTCGCCGACGGCGTGCGCAGCTGGGGCCCGCACGCGGATGTGCCGGAACCGCTGAAGAAGATGGGCGAGCACTACAAGCTGGTGATCCTCTCCAACGCCGACGACTCCTTCCTCGCGGAGAGCGTGCCCCGGCTCGGCGCGGACTTCCACGCGGTGTTCACGGCGGAGCAGGCGGGCTACTACAAGCCCCGCTACGCCGCGTTCGAGTACATGCTCGACCAGCTCGACGCCTCCCCCGAGGACTTCGTGCACGTCTCCTCGCACACCCGTTACGACCTGATGCCGATGCACGACATGGGCTTCCGCAACCTCGTCCTCCTGGACCGCGGCTGCGACCCGGTCACCCACGGCTACGACTACGTGACGGTGAAGTCCCTGAACGAGCTCAACCAGATGCTGGGCATCTGA
- a CDS encoding ferredoxin, translating to MKISVDHPRCEGHGLCADQAPDIFSLDDDAELTYRFEGTDVPDEHQPAARAAVNACPVAALRVLS from the coding sequence ATGAAGATCTCCGTCGACCATCCACGCTGCGAAGGCCACGGCCTGTGCGCCGACCAGGCCCCCGACATCTTCAGCCTGGACGACGACGCCGAACTCACCTACCGCTTCGAAGGCACCGACGTCCCCGACGAGCATCAGCCCGCCGCCCGCGCGGCCGTCAATGCCTGCCCGGTCGCCGCCCTGCGAGTCCTGTCGTGA
- a CDS encoding tartrate dehydrogenase — MTTNHRIALIPGDGIGAEVLPPARQVLDVLGRRHGFSLSYTSYDWSCERYLREGAMMPADGIDQLRDKDAILLGAVGYPGVPDHESLWGLLIPIRRSFRQYVNLRPIRVFEGIDSPVRGARPGEVDVVVVRENMEGEYSEVGGRLNRGFPDEIAVQEAVFTRAGVTRVLDYAFTLASQRGGRLTSATKSNGIVHTMPFWDQLVTERAASFPQVAWDQEHIDALAAKFVLEPARFDVVVASNLFGDILSDLAAAVAGSIGIAPAANLNPERDFPSMFEPVHGSAPDIAGQGIANPLGAIWSAAMMLDHLGHPAAARDITDAIASILAKTDIRTRDLGGTATTAEFTDKLIELL, encoded by the coding sequence ATGACGACGAACCACCGCATTGCCCTGATCCCCGGCGACGGCATCGGCGCCGAGGTCCTGCCCCCAGCACGGCAGGTGCTCGACGTTCTCGGCCGCCGCCACGGCTTCAGCCTGTCCTACACGTCGTACGACTGGTCGTGCGAACGGTACCTGCGGGAGGGCGCCATGATGCCCGCCGACGGGATCGACCAGCTGCGCGACAAGGACGCGATCCTGCTGGGCGCGGTGGGATACCCGGGGGTGCCCGACCACGAGTCGCTGTGGGGGCTGCTGATCCCGATCCGGCGCAGCTTCCGCCAGTACGTCAACCTCCGGCCCATCCGTGTCTTCGAAGGCATCGACAGCCCGGTGCGCGGCGCCCGGCCGGGCGAGGTCGATGTCGTCGTCGTGCGGGAGAACATGGAAGGCGAGTACAGCGAGGTCGGCGGCCGGCTCAACCGCGGCTTCCCGGACGAGATCGCCGTGCAGGAAGCCGTGTTCACCCGGGCCGGCGTCACACGCGTGCTGGACTACGCCTTCACGCTCGCCTCCCAGCGCGGCGGCCGCCTGACCTCCGCGACCAAGTCGAACGGCATCGTGCACACCATGCCGTTCTGGGACCAGCTCGTCACCGAGCGGGCAGCCTCGTTCCCGCAGGTCGCCTGGGACCAGGAGCACATCGACGCGCTCGCGGCCAAGTTCGTCCTCGAGCCGGCCCGCTTCGACGTCGTCGTCGCCTCCAACCTCTTCGGTGACATCCTCAGCGACCTCGCGGCCGCCGTCGCCGGATCCATCGGCATCGCCCCGGCGGCCAACCTCAACCCCGAGCGCGACTTCCCCTCGATGTTCGAGCCCGTGCACGGCTCGGCACCCGACATCGCGGGCCAGGGCATCGCCAACCCGCTGGGCGCGATCTGGTCCGCGGCCATGATGCTCGACCACCTCGGCCATCCCGCCGCGGCCAGGGACATCACGGACGCGATCGCCTCGATCCTGGCCAAGACCGATATCCGCACCCGTGACCTGGGCGGAACCGCGACCACCGCCGAATTCACCGACAAGCTGATCGAGCTCCTCTGA
- a CDS encoding MarR family transcriptional regulator, with the protein MSLTSAATLATLDRTGPRRITDLAAVEGVTQPAMTALVRVMEQSGLVERRGDASDKRVTLVCLTEAGASYVRTRRQAGVHAFERLIGELTGDEIEALVAALPALKHLAELESQDREAPKQ; encoded by the coding sequence ATGAGCCTGACGTCCGCCGCGACCCTGGCCACCCTGGACCGGACCGGCCCCCGGCGCATCACCGATCTGGCCGCGGTCGAGGGCGTCACCCAGCCCGCGATGACCGCCCTGGTCCGGGTGATGGAGCAGTCCGGCCTGGTCGAGAGGCGGGGCGACGCGTCCGACAAGCGGGTCACGCTGGTGTGCCTGACCGAGGCCGGCGCCTCCTATGTCCGGACGCGGCGCCAGGCGGGCGTCCACGCGTTCGAGCGGTTGATCGGCGAGCTCACCGGCGACGAGATCGAGGCGCTGGTGGCGGCCCTTCCGGCGCTGAAGCATCTGGCAGAGCTCGAAAGCCAGGACCGCGAAGCGCCGAAGCAGTGA
- a CDS encoding LacI family DNA-binding transcriptional regulator has protein sequence MEPSAPPRRVTIVDVARHAQVSTTAVSKVLRNAYGASPEMRAKVRRAIDELGYRPLAAARGLRGQTYTIGVTLPDIRNPFFPEILDGITGRLADTDYQVFLGPGGCNDEQAEARVTEAMIDRGMDGIILIAPVSSRPRLEHIASAVPTVVVGRHGHSPVYDTVTDDDVAGASMLVGHLVDLGHRRIAHIEHHETDPTRSEEMPNAQRADGYRLVMRAHGLAEEIDVVSTSYTQQGGYEGARQLLARPRRPTAVFAGADIVAMGVLEAFAEAGLSVPGDVSVAGYDNTTFASFGPISLTSVDQAGREIGGNAARLLLERIADRGKSSVQVKLSPSLVPRRTTAPPPV, from the coding sequence ATGGAACCGTCGGCACCGCCTCGCCGCGTCACGATCGTCGACGTCGCGCGTCACGCCCAGGTGTCGACGACGGCGGTCTCCAAGGTGCTGCGCAACGCCTACGGAGCCAGCCCCGAGATGCGCGCGAAGGTGCGCCGGGCGATCGACGAGCTGGGCTACCGGCCGCTCGCGGCCGCTCGCGGCCTGCGCGGCCAGACGTACACCATCGGCGTGACGCTGCCCGACATCCGCAACCCCTTCTTCCCCGAGATCCTCGACGGGATCACCGGCCGGCTCGCGGACACCGACTACCAGGTCTTCCTGGGGCCTGGCGGCTGCAACGACGAGCAGGCGGAGGCACGCGTCACGGAAGCCATGATCGACCGCGGGATGGACGGCATCATCCTGATCGCCCCCGTGTCGTCGCGCCCCCGACTCGAGCACATCGCCTCAGCCGTACCGACCGTGGTCGTCGGCCGCCACGGGCACTCCCCGGTGTACGACACCGTGACGGACGACGACGTGGCGGGCGCGTCCATGCTCGTCGGTCACCTCGTCGACCTCGGTCATCGCCGGATCGCCCACATCGAGCACCACGAAACCGACCCGACCCGCAGCGAGGAGATGCCCAACGCCCAGCGCGCGGACGGCTATCGGCTCGTCATGCGAGCCCACGGTCTCGCGGAGGAGATCGATGTCGTCTCCACCAGCTACACCCAACAGGGCGGTTACGAGGGCGCCAGGCAGCTGCTCGCGCGGCCTCGCCGGCCCACGGCGGTCTTCGCCGGTGCGGACATCGTTGCCATGGGAGTGCTGGAGGCCTTCGCCGAAGCCGGGTTGTCGGTGCCGGGCGACGTCTCGGTGGCGGGGTACGACAACACGACCTTCGCCTCCTTCGGCCCGATCTCCCTCACGAGCGTCGACCAGGCGGGCCGCGAGATCGGCGGCAACGCCGCGCGCCTCCTCCTGGAGCGGATCGCCGACCGCGGGAAATCATCGGTACAGGTCAAGCTCTCCCCCTCTCTCGTGCCGCGACGGACCACCGCTCCTCCTCCGGTGTAG
- a CDS encoding LysR family transcriptional regulator, translating into MDIRQLEYFLAIVDRGGFNRAASALYVSQPSLSQAVRALERDLGSELFHRIGRRAVLTEAGKALIEPAREAVRSLETARASVAAVHELREGRLDVASMPSQAVEPLTTLVSAFSHRYPGVSVAINAAFTSRDVIDMVRTGVVELGLLASAGPFSDREVVSHALGRQRFVLVVPADGPFADRTAVESRELAGHRLIVGQPGTGMRAYVDALREQGVEFAVAVETEHRVSLMPLVLAGVGLAVVTDSWRDLAGRLGVRVLDIEPENTLDIALVSRRGSLSPAAAAFVTVATSAADL; encoded by the coding sequence ATGGACATCCGGCAGCTGGAGTACTTCCTGGCGATCGTTGATCGTGGGGGGTTCAACCGTGCGGCGTCGGCTCTGTACGTGTCTCAGCCGTCGCTGTCGCAGGCCGTGCGGGCGCTGGAGCGTGATCTCGGTTCCGAGCTGTTCCATCGCATCGGGCGCAGGGCTGTACTGACGGAGGCCGGAAAGGCCTTGATCGAGCCTGCCCGGGAGGCTGTGCGGAGTCTGGAGACGGCGCGGGCGAGTGTCGCGGCGGTGCATGAGCTGCGTGAGGGGCGCCTGGATGTGGCGTCGATGCCGTCGCAGGCGGTGGAACCGCTGACGACCTTGGTCAGTGCCTTCAGTCACCGGTATCCCGGCGTCTCGGTGGCCATCAACGCGGCGTTCACTTCGCGCGATGTGATCGACATGGTGCGCACGGGTGTCGTGGAGTTGGGGCTTCTTGCATCCGCCGGTCCTTTTTCCGACAGGGAAGTCGTCTCCCATGCGCTGGGGCGGCAGCGTTTTGTGCTGGTGGTGCCGGCCGACGGCCCGTTCGCTGACCGGACCGCGGTGGAGTCCCGGGAGCTTGCGGGACACCGGCTGATCGTCGGGCAGCCGGGTACCGGGATGCGCGCCTACGTCGACGCGCTGAGGGAGCAGGGCGTCGAGTTCGCCGTCGCCGTCGAGACCGAGCACCGGGTGTCGCTGATGCCTCTGGTGCTGGCCGGGGTCGGGCTCGCGGTGGTCACGGACTCCTGGCGGGACCTCGCCGGGCGGCTGGGCGTCCGTGTTCTGGACATCGAGCCGGAGAACACCTTGGACATCGCCCTGGTCAGCCGCCGCGGCAGCCTGTCGCCCGCAGCCGCCGCGTTCGTCACGGTCGCGACCTCAGCCGCCGACCTCTGA
- a CDS encoding aminoglycoside phosphotransferase family protein, giving the protein MENLPNAEAPLSDPWLAYFADRGHTGVRRIGAGVEGVVYRLGEGRAAKVWSGRPPADFDLVRQVYADLAQHPLPFSTPEIFDVEYQEDVLVTYERELPGDPMRVDSAHTAHERELPTQQSDALIAVLRGLAAVPGTDAMRQLTVQGDDRPLWRDHDCFRDALAALAARAAARHGAALAAYVPDFEAGVERTLKALRSLPDAPVTAIHGDLVPPNIHIDATGRPVAVLDFGFYTTAGDPAFEAAVAAAIWDMYGPHAEEHTAELTRLFARELGYAPATLTAYQAAYALTTYDLFGLDDRDGHFRWCTEQLRRNAVFSA; this is encoded by the coding sequence ATGGAGAACCTCCCGAACGCGGAAGCCCCACTCTCCGACCCATGGCTCGCATACTTCGCCGACCGCGGGCACACGGGTGTCCGCCGTATCGGCGCTGGTGTCGAGGGCGTCGTTTACAGGCTGGGCGAGGGCCGGGCCGCCAAGGTGTGGAGCGGTCGGCCGCCAGCCGACTTCGATCTCGTCCGCCAGGTATACGCGGACCTTGCGCAGCATCCGCTGCCGTTCTCCACCCCGGAGATCTTCGACGTCGAGTACCAGGAGGACGTCCTGGTGACGTACGAGCGTGAGCTGCCCGGAGACCCGATGCGGGTCGACTCCGCGCACACGGCCCATGAGCGCGAGCTGCCCACCCAGCAGAGCGACGCGTTGATCGCCGTTCTGCGCGGTCTTGCCGCCGTGCCGGGCACCGACGCCATGCGCCAGTTGACCGTCCAGGGTGACGACCGTCCACTGTGGCGGGATCACGACTGCTTCCGCGACGCGCTCGCGGCCCTGGCCGCCCGGGCCGCAGCCCGGCACGGTGCCGCCCTGGCTGCCTACGTGCCGGACTTCGAGGCGGGAGTTGAACGCACGCTGAAGGCACTGCGCTCGCTCCCCGACGCCCCGGTGACAGCGATCCATGGCGACCTCGTCCCGCCCAACATCCACATCGACGCGACCGGCCGGCCCGTCGCGGTGCTTGACTTCGGCTTCTACACGACCGCGGGCGATCCGGCCTTCGAGGCCGCCGTCGCCGCCGCCATCTGGGACATGTACGGGCCGCACGCCGAGGAGCACACTGCGGAACTCACCAGGCTGTTCGCCCGCGAACTCGGGTATGCGCCAGCGACCCTCACCGCCTATCAGGCCGCATACGCCCTCACGACCTACGACCTTTTCGGCCTGGACGACCGTGACGGGCACTTCCGGTGGTGCACGGAACAGCTACGCCGCAACGCCGTGTTCAGCGCCTGA
- the solA gene encoding N-methyl-L-tryptophan oxidase — protein sequence MSIRKRVAVIGAGSMGSQAMWRLAARGAEVVGYDRYAPGHDRGAAGGESRIYRAAHLGEPGYIPLLRLADRMWEQLQAETGRSLRRRSGSLVMGEGASPSMRLLLSTSAAHGLDHEVLDREELARRYPQHRLPDGHTAVLDRLGAVIRPEASIQAAAARAEQLGALLHRYTTVREVVPAAGGGVRVVTDQGTDHVDAAVVTVGPWINTLLPDLPRTIEVRRVVCSWHLPTRHDWFAGGAPPFVRATPHDCFGIPSPDGISVKLGLSFKYHAPVPEPERLDRTVRPEELGIFRELIGELMPDLNPDPIRMSAYMEGYTKSGNPLVGHLPGEDDIIVMAGFSGSGFKLSPAMGEIAADLALHGTTQHPVGFLAPAGVGAV from the coding sequence ATGAGCATCCGGAAGCGCGTCGCCGTGATCGGTGCCGGCAGCATGGGCAGCCAAGCCATGTGGCGACTGGCCGCCCGCGGAGCCGAGGTCGTCGGCTACGACCGGTACGCACCGGGCCACGACCGCGGCGCCGCCGGGGGCGAGAGCCGCATCTACCGAGCCGCCCACCTCGGCGAGCCCGGGTACATTCCGCTGCTGCGGCTCGCGGACCGGATGTGGGAGCAGCTCCAGGCGGAGACGGGCCGGTCGCTGCGACGCCGCAGCGGCAGCCTGGTGATGGGAGAGGGCGCCTCACCGTCCATGCGCCTCCTCCTCTCGACCAGCGCCGCCCATGGACTGGATCACGAGGTACTGGACCGGGAGGAACTCGCCCGCCGCTACCCGCAGCACCGGCTCCCGGACGGACACACCGCCGTTCTCGACCGGTTGGGCGCCGTCATCAGACCCGAGGCGTCGATTCAGGCCGCCGCCGCCCGTGCCGAACAGCTGGGCGCCCTGCTGCACCGCTACACCACGGTGCGCGAGGTCGTCCCCGCGGCGGGCGGCGGGGTGCGGGTGGTCACCGACCAGGGCACGGACCACGTGGACGCCGCCGTGGTGACCGTCGGCCCCTGGATCAACACGCTGCTCCCGGACCTTCCCCGGACCATCGAGGTCCGCCGGGTGGTCTGCTCCTGGCACCTGCCCACCCGCCACGACTGGTTCGCGGGCGGTGCCCCTCCCTTCGTGCGCGCCACACCCCACGACTGCTTCGGGATCCCGTCGCCCGACGGCATCTCCGTCAAGCTCGGTCTCTCCTTCAAATACCATGCGCCGGTGCCCGAGCCCGAACGGCTCGACCGTACGGTCCGCCCCGAGGAACTCGGCATCTTCCGCGAGCTCATCGGTGAACTCATGCCCGACCTGAACCCCGATCCCATCAGGATGTCGGCCTACATGGAGGGCTACACGAAGTCCGGAAACCCGCTCGTCGGTCATCTCCCCGGCGAGGACGACATCATCGTCATGGCCGGATTCTCCGGCAGCGGCTTCAAGCTCTCGCCCGCCATGGGAGAGATCGCCGCCGACCTGGCGCTCCACGGCACCACGCAGCACCCCGTCGGCTTCCTCGCTCCGGCAGGAGTCGGCGCCGTCTGA
- a CDS encoding GNAT family N-acetyltransferase, producing MSSRTSLIGQPITIRRAVARDAKRLTRLVRGSGAYEGKYAAAVAGYRVGPDYIEAHRAFVAVGADEYGGRVLGFYSLVLAPPELDLLFVADEVQGRGIGRLLVAHMQSEARAAGLDRVKVVSHLPAEDFYHRVGAVRTGTVFANPPAVPWDRPEFEFRIFPE from the coding sequence ATGAGTTCACGCACTTCCCTGATCGGCCAGCCGATCACGATACGGAGGGCCGTCGCGCGGGATGCCAAACGGCTCACACGGCTCGTGCGTGGCTCAGGCGCCTATGAGGGTAAGTACGCAGCCGCAGTCGCGGGTTACCGGGTCGGTCCTGATTACATCGAGGCCCACCGCGCCTTCGTGGCCGTCGGCGCCGACGAGTATGGCGGCCGGGTCCTCGGGTTCTACTCGCTCGTCCTCGCTCCGCCGGAGCTCGACCTGCTGTTCGTCGCCGACGAGGTGCAGGGACGGGGTATTGGGCGGCTGCTCGTCGCCCACATGCAGTCCGAGGCCCGCGCCGCCGGGCTCGACCGTGTCAAGGTCGTGTCGCACCTTCCCGCCGAGGACTTCTACCACCGCGTCGGTGCGGTGCGGACGGGGACCGTGTTCGCGAACCCGCCCGCAGTGCCGTGGGACCGTCCCGAATTCGAGTTTCGTATCTTTCCGGAATGA
- a CDS encoding NAD(P)/FAD-dependent oxidoreductase, producing the protein MTAPRSVLIVGESLAGTTAARHLRTLGHTGPLTIIGAEEHGAYSRPPLSKVVLKDPAADQTLGLVLDGIDVDVIRSAAVAADTRRRTVTTADGRQVGYDALIVATGADARRLAAPGQRGELVLRTLDDARQLRARLAHAGSAIVVGAGFLGMEVASACAARGIPVTVVDADRPLERILGDHLSAEITARASAHGIRFIQATGFATLTGDPVSGVALPDGTELTADLVVTCAGEAPCVGWLAGTGLADRLGVGIDHACATTVPGVFAAGDVTYLRGDGTRPDRRAPFWSNAVAQGRTAAASALGLPPPGPAQDDYFWTEVAGLTVKIVGRLPLLGEPTTVQGSVSDGRALLTWSQADGTSTAVAYGLRRPVAALRALAATSLPPPP; encoded by the coding sequence GTGACCGCACCGCGCTCGGTGCTCATCGTCGGCGAGTCACTCGCCGGCACCACCGCCGCCCGCCACCTGCGCACCCTCGGCCACACCGGACCCCTCACGATCATCGGCGCCGAGGAGCACGGCGCGTACTCCCGCCCGCCCCTGTCCAAGGTGGTCCTGAAGGACCCGGCCGCGGACCAGACCCTGGGCCTGGTCCTCGACGGGATCGACGTCGACGTCATCCGCTCGGCCGCCGTCGCGGCCGACACCCGACGCCGCACCGTCACGACTGCCGACGGCCGCCAGGTGGGCTACGACGCGCTGATCGTCGCCACCGGCGCGGACGCCCGCCGGCTCGCCGCCCCCGGACAGCGGGGCGAACTCGTCCTGCGCACCCTCGACGACGCCCGCCAACTCCGCGCCCGCCTGGCCCACGCCGGCTCGGCGATCGTGGTCGGCGCCGGCTTCCTGGGCATGGAGGTGGCCAGCGCCTGCGCCGCCCGCGGCATCCCGGTCACCGTCGTGGACGCCGACCGCCCGCTGGAACGCATCCTCGGCGACCACCTGTCCGCCGAGATCACCGCACGAGCCTCAGCACACGGCATCCGCTTCATACAGGCCACCGGCTTCGCCACCCTGACCGGCGACCCCGTGAGCGGCGTGGCGCTCCCCGACGGCACCGAGCTCACCGCGGACCTGGTGGTCACCTGCGCCGGAGAAGCACCTTGCGTCGGCTGGCTGGCAGGGACGGGCCTCGCCGACCGCCTCGGTGTCGGCATCGACCATGCCTGCGCCACCACCGTGCCCGGCGTGTTCGCCGCCGGCGACGTCACCTACCTCCGCGGCGACGGCACCCGGCCCGACCGGCGTGCCCCCTTCTGGTCCAACGCCGTCGCCCAGGGCAGGACCGCGGCGGCCTCCGCTCTAGGTCTCCCACCGCCGGGACCAGCGCAGGACGACTACTTCTGGACCGAGGTGGCCGGTCTCACCGTCAAGATCGTCGGCCGCCTGCCGCTACTCGGCGAACCAACCACGGTGCAGGGCAGCGTTTCCGACGGACGCGCGCTGCTGACCTGGAGCCAGGCAGACGGAACGTCGACGGCGGTCGCCTACGGACTGCGCAGACCGGTCGCCGCGCTGCGGGCCTTGGCCGCCACGTCCTTGCCGCCGCCACCGTGA
- a CDS encoding FadR/GntR family transcriptional regulator, with product MASYSGRGVHGQVVHSLGARIVRGEIAEGEILDIGALGAELDVSLTVMREALKVLAGKGLTDARQKRGTFVRERAHWNLLDADVIRWRMEAGDGTRLLRDLADVRAIIEPAAAHRAALHRTDADLAALEAALEAMGQAKADSAAAAEADAAFHRALLAATGNELLRRMDMLLEPGLKERDRMVHSHGGADDPVPSHRAVLDAIRAQDPTRAELAMLNLLAKALADLDQLAPAQAAAHS from the coding sequence ATGGCGTCCTACTCCGGTCGTGGTGTGCACGGACAGGTCGTGCACTCACTCGGCGCGCGCATCGTCAGAGGTGAGATCGCCGAGGGCGAGATCCTGGACATCGGCGCCCTCGGAGCGGAACTGGACGTGAGCCTGACCGTCATGCGCGAAGCGCTCAAGGTCCTCGCGGGCAAGGGTCTGACCGACGCGCGGCAAAAGCGCGGCACCTTCGTCAGGGAACGGGCCCATTGGAATCTTCTCGACGCCGATGTCATCCGCTGGCGCATGGAGGCGGGTGACGGCACCCGACTGCTGCGCGACCTCGCCGACGTGCGCGCCATCATCGAACCCGCCGCAGCACACCGGGCCGCTCTGCACCGCACGGACGCCGACCTGGCCGCCCTCGAAGCCGCCCTGGAAGCCATGGGACAGGCGAAGGCGGACTCCGCGGCCGCTGCCGAGGCCGACGCGGCCTTCCATCGCGCGCTGCTCGCCGCCACCGGCAACGAACTGCTGCGGCGGATGGACATGCTCCTGGAACCCGGCCTGAAGGAACGCGACCGTATGGTCCACAGCCACGGCGGCGCCGACGACCCCGTTCCCAGTCACCGCGCGGTACTCGACGCCATCCGCGCCCAGGACCCGACCCGCGCCGAACTCGCCATGCTGAACCTGCTCGCCAAGGCTCTCGCAGACCTCGACCAGCTCGCCCCTGCACAGGCTGCGGCGCACTCGTGA
- a CDS encoding MFS transporter codes for MTGQPVGGAAVKAFPVARSEARLLVPALMFIALVVAAVASLGTPLITSVATSFHVSLDSAQWTLTVALLSGAVATPVLGRLGAGPHRRATILATLAVVVAGSALTVLPLPFAWLLAGRAAQGIGLGLTALMMGVARDHLPEERSAAVVALISVVSIIGAGVGYPLAALLAELGGVRAAYGLGLVVTAAALLTAWRSMPEAPEGRSAHVDVAGAVVLAAALLLVLFLAGERNLWSRHLAVAAGLAAVAVVLLCVWAVVELRSTTPLVDVRAVRHPAVAGANLAMFVGGIGMYLLLTLITRYAQTPHGAGYGFGLTTFVAGLVLIPFSALGFVAGKLTPRVRKRVADPLLLAGSAVVVGGGFALFAAARSDLAELFAAMGVLGFGVGGFSAAMPGVILAVTPKSETSSAMSFNYVVRSVGYSLGSAIGGLILAAGTGPGHLFPDDSAYTTAALVGIGAMAITTLTSLALARRRSSETNP; via the coding sequence GTGACCGGGCAGCCGGTCGGCGGGGCCGCGGTGAAGGCGTTCCCGGTGGCGCGTTCCGAGGCGCGGCTGCTGGTCCCCGCCCTGATGTTCATCGCTCTGGTCGTGGCGGCGGTCGCCAGCCTCGGGACGCCCCTCATCACCAGCGTGGCGACCTCGTTCCACGTCTCGCTCGACAGCGCGCAGTGGACGCTGACCGTCGCGCTGCTCAGCGGCGCCGTCGCCACGCCGGTCCTGGGCCGGCTCGGAGCCGGCCCGCACCGGCGGGCCACGATCCTCGCCACGCTGGCGGTCGTCGTCGCCGGCAGCGCGCTCACCGTGCTGCCGCTGCCGTTCGCGTGGCTGCTGGCCGGCAGGGCGGCCCAGGGCATCGGGCTCGGGCTGACGGCGCTGATGATGGGCGTGGCCCGGGACCACCTCCCCGAGGAGCGCAGCGCGGCCGTGGTCGCCCTGATCTCGGTGGTCTCGATCATCGGGGCCGGTGTCGGCTACCCGCTGGCCGCACTGCTCGCCGAACTCGGCGGGGTACGGGCCGCCTACGGCCTCGGCCTGGTCGTCACCGCCGCCGCCCTCCTGACCGCGTGGCGCTCCATGCCCGAAGCCCCCGAAGGCCGCTCCGCCCACGTGGACGTGGCAGGCGCGGTCGTCCTGGCCGCTGCGCTGCTCCTGGTGCTGTTCCTCGCCGGCGAACGGAATCTGTGGAGCCGGCACCTCGCCGTGGCGGCGGGCCTCGCCGCCGTCGCGGTGGTACTGCTCTGCGTCTGGGCCGTCGTCGAGTTGCGCAGCACGACACCCCTGGTCGATGTGCGGGCGGTGCGGCATCCGGCGGTCGCCGGGGCGAACCTCGCCATGTTCGTCGGCGGGATCGGCATGTACCTCCTGCTGACGCTCATCACCCGGTACGCGCAGACGCCGCACGGCGCCGGCTACGGCTTCGGGCTGACGACCTTCGTCGCCGGGCTGGTCCTCATCCCGTTCTCGGCGCTGGGGTTCGTCGCCGGCAAGCTCACGCCGCGGGTCCGGAAGCGGGTCGCCGACCCCCTGCTCCTGGCGGGCAGCGCCGTCGTGGTCGGCGGCGGGTTCGCCCTGTTCGCGGCGGCCCGGTCGGACCTGGCCGAACTGTTCGCGGCGATGGGCGTGCTCGGCTTCGGAGTCGGCGGCTTCTCGGCCGCGATGCCCGGCGTCATCCTGGCCGTCACCCCCAAGAGCGAGACGTCGAGCGCCATGAGCTTCAACTACGTCGTCCGCAGCGTCGGATACTCCCTGGGCAGCGCCATCGGCGGCCTGATCCTCGCCGCGGGCACCGGCCCCGGCCACCTCTTCCCCGACGACAGCGCCTACACCACCGCGGCGCTGGTCGGCATCGGCGCCATGGCGATCACGACGCTGACAAGCCTCGCTCTCGCCCGCCGACGCTCGTCCGAGACCAACCCTTAA